Proteins encoded within one genomic window of Neodiprion fabricii isolate iyNeoFabr1 chromosome 6, iyNeoFabr1.1, whole genome shotgun sequence:
- the LOC124184904 gene encoding catenin alpha isoform X3 produces MSDHFGPITLKWDPKNLEIRTMSVEKTLEPLVLQVTTLVNTKGPSKKKKGKSKRASALVGTVEKATTNFIEKGEQIAYENPDITAEMLSAVEEVRKTGAAMSIAAREFSEDPCSSLKRGNMVRAARNLLSAVTRLLILADMVDVHLLLKSLHVVEDDLEKLKNASSQGELLENIKQFGRNASELMNQAAKRQQELKDPQLRDDLAAARAVLKKHSTMLLTASKVYVRHPELAAAKANRDYVLKQVCEAVNTINDVAQGKTPTDGQHPYDGPGELAAALDDFDERMAMSPLAYNEVRTRPSLEERLESIISGAALMADSSCTRDERRERIVAECNAVRQALQDLLSEYMNNLQLARGGKRMGVKEQTEGLERAIDHMCRKTRDLRRQLRKAVVDHVSDSFLETSVPLLVLIEAARNGRDKEVEEYALVFTEHANKLVEVANLVCSMSGNEDGVKMVRYAAAQIENLCPQVINAARVLAARPRSKVALDNMEVFRQAWENQVRVLTEAVDDITTIDDFLAVSENHILEDVNKCVLALQEGDADTLDRTAGAIRGRSARVCNVVQAEMDNYEPCIYTKRVLEAVKVLREQVMPKFAQRVEVAVDALGSNPAKDVDENDFIDASRLVYDGVREIRRAVLMNRADEDLDPEDVELDEHYTLETRSKSSAQTGEHGVDEYPDISGITTAREAMRKMTEEDKQKILQQVEFFKSEKLKFDREVAKWDDAGNDIIVLAKHMCMIMMEMTDFTRGRGPLKTTMDVINAAKKISEAGTKLDKLTRQIADQCPESSTKKDLLAYLQRIALYCHQMNITSKVKADVQNISGELIVSGLDSATSLIQAAKNLMNAVVLTVKASYVASTKYPRQSTVTYSPIVVWKMKAPEKKPLVRPERPEEVRAKVRKGSQKKVQNPIHALSEFQSPTESV; encoded by the exons ATGTCGGATCACTTTGGGCCAATAACATTAAAATGGGATCCCAAGAATTTGGAGATTCGAACAATGTCTGTAGAAAAAACGTTGGAGCCATTAGTTCTGCAAGTAACTACTTTAGTTAATACCAAAGGTCCAagcaaaaagaagaaaggcAAATCTAAACGTGCCAGTGCCTTGGTTGGAACAGTTGAAAAGGCTACAACTAACTTCATTGAAAAGGGAGAGCAGATAGCATATGAAAATCCTGATATTACGGCTGAAATGCTTAGTGCCGTTGAAGAAGTGAGAAAAACAGGAGCTGCGATGAGCATTGCTGCTCG GGAGTTTTCAGAAGATCCTTGTTCTTCGCTGAAGCGAGGTAACATGGTACGTGCAGCAAGGAATCTTCTATCTGCTGTCACACGTCTTCTAATATTGGCAGACATGGTTGATGTGCATTTGCTTTTAAAATCTCTGCATGTGGTTGAAGACGATTTagagaagttgaaaaatgcTTCTTCCCAAGGCGAGCTATTGGAGAATATCAAGCAGTTTGGCAGAAATGCTTCAGAGCTTATGAATCAAGCAGCTAAACGTCAGCAAGAACTTAAAGATCCCCAACTTCGTGATGACTTAGCAGCTGCCAGGGCTGTTCTCAAGAAACATTCAACGATGCTTTTAACAGCTTCTAAAGTCTACGTTCGACACCCAGAACTAGCTGCTGCTAAAGCTAACAGAGATTACGTTTTGAAACAAGTCTGCGAGGCTGTTAATACTATAAATGATGTAGCACAGGGGAAAACACCAACAGATGGCCAGCATCCGTATGATGGACCAGGAGAGTTGGCTGCAGCTCTtgatgattttgatgaaaGAATGGCAATGTCACCCCTGGCTTATAACGAAGTACGCACTCGTCCCAGTCTGGAGGAAAGGTTGGAAAGCATTATTAGTGGAGCTGCACTCATGGCTGATTCTTCATGTACAAGAGATGAGCGCAGGGAACGGATTGTTGCTGAGTGCAACGCAGTTAGACAAGCACTGCAAGATCTACTCAGCGAATACATGAACAAC TTACAGCTCGCTCGGGGTGGGAAACGG ATGGGCGTAAAAGAACAAACCGAAGGCTTGGAACGAGCAATAGATCACATGTGTAGAAAGACACGTGACTTGCGCCGGCAGCTACGTAAAGCTGTTGTTGATCACGTGTCAGACAGTTTCCTTGAGACAAGTGTTCCACTGCTTGTTCTTATCGAAGCTGCTAGGAATGGAAGAGACAAAGAAGTCGAAGAATACGCTTTAGTTTTCACCGAGCATGCCAATAAACTTGTTGAG GTAGCAAACTTGGTCTGTAGTATGTCTGGAAATGAAGATGGAGTAAAAATGGTTCGTTATGCAGCAGCGCAGATTGAGAATCTGTGTCCTCAAGTAATAAATGCTGCACGTGTATTGGCTGCTCGTCCTCGTTCTAAAGTAGCACTTGATAATATGGAAGTGTTTCGCCAAGCTTGGGAAAATCAAGTTCGCGTTCTTACTGAAGCTGTCGATGACATAACTACGATCGATGACTTCTTGGCAGTTTCTGAAAATCACATCCTGGAAGATGTCAATAAATGTGTGTTAGCTTTGCAAGAAGGTGATGCAGATACTTTAGATAGAACTGCTGGAGCTATCAGGGGGAGATCTGCCAGAGTTTGCAACGTCGTTCAAGCTGAGATGGATAATTACGAGCCGTGCATTTATACCAAGAGAGTTCTCGAAGCTGTTAAAGTTTTGCGAGAACAGGTTATGCCAAAGTTTGCACAAAGAGTAGAAGTTGCAGTTGATGCTTTAGGAAGTAACCCGGCTAAAGATgttgatgaaaatgattttattgATGCATCTAGACTAGTTTACGATGGAGTGCGGGAAATCAGACGTGCTGTGTTGATGAATCGA GCTGACGAAGATCTAGATCCAGAAGATGTAGAACTTGATGAACATTACACTTTAGAAACTCGAAGTAAATCGAGTGCTCAAACCGGAGAACATGGTGTAGATGAGTATCCCGATATCAGTGGTATCACCACTGCCCGAGAGGCTATGCGTAAAATGACTGAAGAAGATAAACAGAAGATTCTCCAGCAAGTGGAATTTTTcaagagtgaaaaattaaagtttgACAGGGAAGTTGCCAAATGGGATGACGCCGGGAATGATATAATTGTTCTCGCAAAACACATGTGTATGATTATGATGGAAATGACAGATTTCACACGAGGACGTGGTCCGTTGAAAACTACAATGGACGTGATAAATGCAGCAAAGAAAATTTCAGAGGCAGGAACAAAATTGGATAAATTAACCAGACAGATAGCAGATCAATGTCCAGAGAGTTCAACTAAAAAAGATCTGCTCGCTTATTTACAACGGATCGCACTTTACTGTCATCAAATGAATATTACAAGCAAAGTGAAAGCTGATGTACAGAACATCAGTGGAGAATTGATCGTTTCTGGTTTAGACAGCGCAACGTCGCTTATTCAAGCAGCAAAGAATTTGATGAATGCCGTTGTCCTCACCGTGAAAGCCTCCTATGTTGCGTCTACTAAATATCCCAGACAATCTACTGTTACG TAT TCTCCTATCGTCGTATGGAAGATGAAGGCACCAGAGAAAAAACCTTTAGTTCGTCCAGAGCGACCGGAAGAAGTTAGGGCCAAAGTAAGAAAAGGATCCCAGAAGAAAGTTCAAAATCCCATTCATGCTCTTTCTGAATTCCAGAGCCCGACCGAGAGTGTTtag
- the LOC124184904 gene encoding catenin alpha isoform X2, with product MSDHFGPITLKWDPKNLEIRTMSVEKTLEPLVLQVTTLVNTKGPSKKKKGKSKRASALVGTVEKATTNFIEKGEQIAYENPDITAEMLSAVEEVRKTGAAMSIAAREFSEDPCSSLKRGNMVRAARNLLSAVTRLLILADMVDVHLLLKSLHVVEDDLEKLKNASSQGELLENIKQFGRNASELMNQAAKRQQELKDPQLRDDLAAARAVLKKHSTMLLTASKVYVRHPELAAAKANRDYVLKQVCEAVNTINDVAQGKTPTDGQHPYDGPGELAAALDDFDERMAMSPLAYNEVRTRPSLEERLESIISGAALMADSSCTRDERRERIVAECNAVRQALQDLLSEYMNNMGVKEQTEGLERAIDHMCRKTRDLRRQLRKAVVDHVSDSFLETSVPLLVLIEAARNGRDKEVEEYALVFTEHANKLVEVANLVCSMSGNEDGVKMVRYAAAQIENLCPQVINAARVLAARPRSKVALDNMEVFRQAWENQVRVLTEAVDDITTIDDFLAVSENHILEDVNKCVLALQEGDADTLDRTAGAIRGRSARVCNVVQAEMDNYEPCIYTKRVLEAVKVLREQVMPKFAQRVEVAVDALGSNPAKDVDENDFIDASRLVYDGVREIRRAVLMNRADEDLDPEDVELDEHYTLETRSKSSAQTGEHGVDEYPDISGITTAREAMRKMTEEDKQKILQQVEFFKSEKLKFDREVAKWDDAGNDIIVLAKHMCMIMMEMTDFTRGRGPLKTTMDVINAAKKISEAGTKLDKLTRQIADQCPESSTKKDLLAYLQRIALYCHQMNITSKVKADVQNISGELIVSGLDSATSLIQAAKNLMNAVVLTVKASYVASTKYPRQSTVTTIEDNGKEIRWPQKPTALYLPVSHSLSILYSVYLSPIVVWKMKAPEKKPLVRPERPEEVRAKVRKGSQKKVQNPIHALSEFQSPTESV from the exons ATGTCGGATCACTTTGGGCCAATAACATTAAAATGGGATCCCAAGAATTTGGAGATTCGAACAATGTCTGTAGAAAAAACGTTGGAGCCATTAGTTCTGCAAGTAACTACTTTAGTTAATACCAAAGGTCCAagcaaaaagaagaaaggcAAATCTAAACGTGCCAGTGCCTTGGTTGGAACAGTTGAAAAGGCTACAACTAACTTCATTGAAAAGGGAGAGCAGATAGCATATGAAAATCCTGATATTACGGCTGAAATGCTTAGTGCCGTTGAAGAAGTGAGAAAAACAGGAGCTGCGATGAGCATTGCTGCTCG GGAGTTTTCAGAAGATCCTTGTTCTTCGCTGAAGCGAGGTAACATGGTACGTGCAGCAAGGAATCTTCTATCTGCTGTCACACGTCTTCTAATATTGGCAGACATGGTTGATGTGCATTTGCTTTTAAAATCTCTGCATGTGGTTGAAGACGATTTagagaagttgaaaaatgcTTCTTCCCAAGGCGAGCTATTGGAGAATATCAAGCAGTTTGGCAGAAATGCTTCAGAGCTTATGAATCAAGCAGCTAAACGTCAGCAAGAACTTAAAGATCCCCAACTTCGTGATGACTTAGCAGCTGCCAGGGCTGTTCTCAAGAAACATTCAACGATGCTTTTAACAGCTTCTAAAGTCTACGTTCGACACCCAGAACTAGCTGCTGCTAAAGCTAACAGAGATTACGTTTTGAAACAAGTCTGCGAGGCTGTTAATACTATAAATGATGTAGCACAGGGGAAAACACCAACAGATGGCCAGCATCCGTATGATGGACCAGGAGAGTTGGCTGCAGCTCTtgatgattttgatgaaaGAATGGCAATGTCACCCCTGGCTTATAACGAAGTACGCACTCGTCCCAGTCTGGAGGAAAGGTTGGAAAGCATTATTAGTGGAGCTGCACTCATGGCTGATTCTTCATGTACAAGAGATGAGCGCAGGGAACGGATTGTTGCTGAGTGCAACGCAGTTAGACAAGCACTGCAAGATCTACTCAGCGAATACATGAACAAC ATGGGCGTAAAAGAACAAACCGAAGGCTTGGAACGAGCAATAGATCACATGTGTAGAAAGACACGTGACTTGCGCCGGCAGCTACGTAAAGCTGTTGTTGATCACGTGTCAGACAGTTTCCTTGAGACAAGTGTTCCACTGCTTGTTCTTATCGAAGCTGCTAGGAATGGAAGAGACAAAGAAGTCGAAGAATACGCTTTAGTTTTCACCGAGCATGCCAATAAACTTGTTGAG GTAGCAAACTTGGTCTGTAGTATGTCTGGAAATGAAGATGGAGTAAAAATGGTTCGTTATGCAGCAGCGCAGATTGAGAATCTGTGTCCTCAAGTAATAAATGCTGCACGTGTATTGGCTGCTCGTCCTCGTTCTAAAGTAGCACTTGATAATATGGAAGTGTTTCGCCAAGCTTGGGAAAATCAAGTTCGCGTTCTTACTGAAGCTGTCGATGACATAACTACGATCGATGACTTCTTGGCAGTTTCTGAAAATCACATCCTGGAAGATGTCAATAAATGTGTGTTAGCTTTGCAAGAAGGTGATGCAGATACTTTAGATAGAACTGCTGGAGCTATCAGGGGGAGATCTGCCAGAGTTTGCAACGTCGTTCAAGCTGAGATGGATAATTACGAGCCGTGCATTTATACCAAGAGAGTTCTCGAAGCTGTTAAAGTTTTGCGAGAACAGGTTATGCCAAAGTTTGCACAAAGAGTAGAAGTTGCAGTTGATGCTTTAGGAAGTAACCCGGCTAAAGATgttgatgaaaatgattttattgATGCATCTAGACTAGTTTACGATGGAGTGCGGGAAATCAGACGTGCTGTGTTGATGAATCGA GCTGACGAAGATCTAGATCCAGAAGATGTAGAACTTGATGAACATTACACTTTAGAAACTCGAAGTAAATCGAGTGCTCAAACCGGAGAACATGGTGTAGATGAGTATCCCGATATCAGTGGTATCACCACTGCCCGAGAGGCTATGCGTAAAATGACTGAAGAAGATAAACAGAAGATTCTCCAGCAAGTGGAATTTTTcaagagtgaaaaattaaagtttgACAGGGAAGTTGCCAAATGGGATGACGCCGGGAATGATATAATTGTTCTCGCAAAACACATGTGTATGATTATGATGGAAATGACAGATTTCACACGAGGACGTGGTCCGTTGAAAACTACAATGGACGTGATAAATGCAGCAAAGAAAATTTCAGAGGCAGGAACAAAATTGGATAAATTAACCAGACAGATAGCAGATCAATGTCCAGAGAGTTCAACTAAAAAAGATCTGCTCGCTTATTTACAACGGATCGCACTTTACTGTCATCAAATGAATATTACAAGCAAAGTGAAAGCTGATGTACAGAACATCAGTGGAGAATTGATCGTTTCTGGTTTAGACAGCGCAACGTCGCTTATTCAAGCAGCAAAGAATTTGATGAATGCCGTTGTCCTCACCGTGAAAGCCTCCTATGTTGCGTCTACTAAATATCCCAGACAATCTACTGTTACG ACAATCGAAGACAATGGGAAAGAGATACGATGGCCACAAAAGCCGACCGCGCTGTACCTACCTGTATCCCACAGCCTGTCCATTCTCTACTCTGTTTATTTG TCTCCTATCGTCGTATGGAAGATGAAGGCACCAGAGAAAAAACCTTTAGTTCGTCCAGAGCGACCGGAAGAAGTTAGGGCCAAAGTAAGAAAAGGATCCCAGAAGAAAGTTCAAAATCCCATTCATGCTCTTTCTGAATTCCAGAGCCCGACCGAGAGTGTTtag
- the LOC124184904 gene encoding catenin alpha isoform X1 — MSDHFGPITLKWDPKNLEIRTMSVEKTLEPLVLQVTTLVNTKGPSKKKKGKSKRASALVGTVEKATTNFIEKGEQIAYENPDITAEMLSAVEEVRKTGAAMSIAAREFSEDPCSSLKRGNMVRAARNLLSAVTRLLILADMVDVHLLLKSLHVVEDDLEKLKNASSQGELLENIKQFGRNASELMNQAAKRQQELKDPQLRDDLAAARAVLKKHSTMLLTASKVYVRHPELAAAKANRDYVLKQVCEAVNTINDVAQGKTPTDGQHPYDGPGELAAALDDFDERMAMSPLAYNEVRTRPSLEERLESIISGAALMADSSCTRDERRERIVAECNAVRQALQDLLSEYMNNLQLARGGKRMGVKEQTEGLERAIDHMCRKTRDLRRQLRKAVVDHVSDSFLETSVPLLVLIEAARNGRDKEVEEYALVFTEHANKLVEVANLVCSMSGNEDGVKMVRYAAAQIENLCPQVINAARVLAARPRSKVALDNMEVFRQAWENQVRVLTEAVDDITTIDDFLAVSENHILEDVNKCVLALQEGDADTLDRTAGAIRGRSARVCNVVQAEMDNYEPCIYTKRVLEAVKVLREQVMPKFAQRVEVAVDALGSNPAKDVDENDFIDASRLVYDGVREIRRAVLMNRADEDLDPEDVELDEHYTLETRSKSSAQTGEHGVDEYPDISGITTAREAMRKMTEEDKQKILQQVEFFKSEKLKFDREVAKWDDAGNDIIVLAKHMCMIMMEMTDFTRGRGPLKTTMDVINAAKKISEAGTKLDKLTRQIADQCPESSTKKDLLAYLQRIALYCHQMNITSKVKADVQNISGELIVSGLDSATSLIQAAKNLMNAVVLTVKASYVASTKYPRQSTVTTIEDNGKEIRWPQKPTALYLPVSHSLSILYSVYLSPIVVWKMKAPEKKPLVRPERPEEVRAKVRKGSQKKVQNPIHALSEFQSPTESV; from the exons ATGTCGGATCACTTTGGGCCAATAACATTAAAATGGGATCCCAAGAATTTGGAGATTCGAACAATGTCTGTAGAAAAAACGTTGGAGCCATTAGTTCTGCAAGTAACTACTTTAGTTAATACCAAAGGTCCAagcaaaaagaagaaaggcAAATCTAAACGTGCCAGTGCCTTGGTTGGAACAGTTGAAAAGGCTACAACTAACTTCATTGAAAAGGGAGAGCAGATAGCATATGAAAATCCTGATATTACGGCTGAAATGCTTAGTGCCGTTGAAGAAGTGAGAAAAACAGGAGCTGCGATGAGCATTGCTGCTCG GGAGTTTTCAGAAGATCCTTGTTCTTCGCTGAAGCGAGGTAACATGGTACGTGCAGCAAGGAATCTTCTATCTGCTGTCACACGTCTTCTAATATTGGCAGACATGGTTGATGTGCATTTGCTTTTAAAATCTCTGCATGTGGTTGAAGACGATTTagagaagttgaaaaatgcTTCTTCCCAAGGCGAGCTATTGGAGAATATCAAGCAGTTTGGCAGAAATGCTTCAGAGCTTATGAATCAAGCAGCTAAACGTCAGCAAGAACTTAAAGATCCCCAACTTCGTGATGACTTAGCAGCTGCCAGGGCTGTTCTCAAGAAACATTCAACGATGCTTTTAACAGCTTCTAAAGTCTACGTTCGACACCCAGAACTAGCTGCTGCTAAAGCTAACAGAGATTACGTTTTGAAACAAGTCTGCGAGGCTGTTAATACTATAAATGATGTAGCACAGGGGAAAACACCAACAGATGGCCAGCATCCGTATGATGGACCAGGAGAGTTGGCTGCAGCTCTtgatgattttgatgaaaGAATGGCAATGTCACCCCTGGCTTATAACGAAGTACGCACTCGTCCCAGTCTGGAGGAAAGGTTGGAAAGCATTATTAGTGGAGCTGCACTCATGGCTGATTCTTCATGTACAAGAGATGAGCGCAGGGAACGGATTGTTGCTGAGTGCAACGCAGTTAGACAAGCACTGCAAGATCTACTCAGCGAATACATGAACAAC TTACAGCTCGCTCGGGGTGGGAAACGG ATGGGCGTAAAAGAACAAACCGAAGGCTTGGAACGAGCAATAGATCACATGTGTAGAAAGACACGTGACTTGCGCCGGCAGCTACGTAAAGCTGTTGTTGATCACGTGTCAGACAGTTTCCTTGAGACAAGTGTTCCACTGCTTGTTCTTATCGAAGCTGCTAGGAATGGAAGAGACAAAGAAGTCGAAGAATACGCTTTAGTTTTCACCGAGCATGCCAATAAACTTGTTGAG GTAGCAAACTTGGTCTGTAGTATGTCTGGAAATGAAGATGGAGTAAAAATGGTTCGTTATGCAGCAGCGCAGATTGAGAATCTGTGTCCTCAAGTAATAAATGCTGCACGTGTATTGGCTGCTCGTCCTCGTTCTAAAGTAGCACTTGATAATATGGAAGTGTTTCGCCAAGCTTGGGAAAATCAAGTTCGCGTTCTTACTGAAGCTGTCGATGACATAACTACGATCGATGACTTCTTGGCAGTTTCTGAAAATCACATCCTGGAAGATGTCAATAAATGTGTGTTAGCTTTGCAAGAAGGTGATGCAGATACTTTAGATAGAACTGCTGGAGCTATCAGGGGGAGATCTGCCAGAGTTTGCAACGTCGTTCAAGCTGAGATGGATAATTACGAGCCGTGCATTTATACCAAGAGAGTTCTCGAAGCTGTTAAAGTTTTGCGAGAACAGGTTATGCCAAAGTTTGCACAAAGAGTAGAAGTTGCAGTTGATGCTTTAGGAAGTAACCCGGCTAAAGATgttgatgaaaatgattttattgATGCATCTAGACTAGTTTACGATGGAGTGCGGGAAATCAGACGTGCTGTGTTGATGAATCGA GCTGACGAAGATCTAGATCCAGAAGATGTAGAACTTGATGAACATTACACTTTAGAAACTCGAAGTAAATCGAGTGCTCAAACCGGAGAACATGGTGTAGATGAGTATCCCGATATCAGTGGTATCACCACTGCCCGAGAGGCTATGCGTAAAATGACTGAAGAAGATAAACAGAAGATTCTCCAGCAAGTGGAATTTTTcaagagtgaaaaattaaagtttgACAGGGAAGTTGCCAAATGGGATGACGCCGGGAATGATATAATTGTTCTCGCAAAACACATGTGTATGATTATGATGGAAATGACAGATTTCACACGAGGACGTGGTCCGTTGAAAACTACAATGGACGTGATAAATGCAGCAAAGAAAATTTCAGAGGCAGGAACAAAATTGGATAAATTAACCAGACAGATAGCAGATCAATGTCCAGAGAGTTCAACTAAAAAAGATCTGCTCGCTTATTTACAACGGATCGCACTTTACTGTCATCAAATGAATATTACAAGCAAAGTGAAAGCTGATGTACAGAACATCAGTGGAGAATTGATCGTTTCTGGTTTAGACAGCGCAACGTCGCTTATTCAAGCAGCAAAGAATTTGATGAATGCCGTTGTCCTCACCGTGAAAGCCTCCTATGTTGCGTCTACTAAATATCCCAGACAATCTACTGTTACG ACAATCGAAGACAATGGGAAAGAGATACGATGGCCACAAAAGCCGACCGCGCTGTACCTACCTGTATCCCACAGCCTGTCCATTCTCTACTCTGTTTATTTG TCTCCTATCGTCGTATGGAAGATGAAGGCACCAGAGAAAAAACCTTTAGTTCGTCCAGAGCGACCGGAAGAAGTTAGGGCCAAAGTAAGAAAAGGATCCCAGAAGAAAGTTCAAAATCCCATTCATGCTCTTTCTGAATTCCAGAGCCCGACCGAGAGTGTTtag